A stretch of Eleutherodactylus coqui strain aEleCoq1 chromosome 9, aEleCoq1.hap1, whole genome shotgun sequence DNA encodes these proteins:
- the LOC136578880 gene encoding lymphocyte antigen 6E-like, producing the protein MAAYTSLLLVIALCASAVQSLRCYSCLTATKNTNCLTETNCTDGETYCETTVTSSGIDLLSYVTISKWCAVSCTPTASSFAIASTSVSCCKTDLCNYNGSASIRSSCAAIILALGSVLIILKSSVL; encoded by the exons ATGGCAGCGTACACAAGCCTCCTCCTGGTGATCGCCCTCTGTGCGTCCGCAG TTCAGTCTCTCAGATGTTACAGCTGTCTCACAGCAACTAAAAACACCAACTGCCTGACAGAGACAAACTGCACTGATGGGGAGACGTATTGTGAGACGACGGTGACATCATCGGGAATCG ATTTGCTGTCATACGTCACCATCAGTAAGTGGTGTGCTGTGTCCTGCACTCCGACCGCCAGCAGCTTCGCCATCGCTTCCACCTCCGTGTCCTGCTGCAAAACTGATCTGTGTAACTACAACGGCAGTGCCAGCATCAGGTCCAGCTGTGCCGCCATCATCCTGGCGCTGGGATCCGTCCTGATCATCCTGAAGAGCTCGGTGCTGTAA